One stretch of Natronobacterium gregoryi SP2 DNA includes these proteins:
- a CDS encoding NRAMP family divalent metal transporter: MSTKHFSPLQDLTAFSQKYGLAFVMVASYFGSGSVFIASQAGVMHGYTLLWAVVGAAFLGFIAQDMSARLGIHGESLMVFTREKLGRPLATTIAVFLSIGCIAWTLGLVAAVGAGISFLLGGAVAWQPIAVLTTFAAIGVGLLHYDTVENVMIGMMFSLMVIYVIVALPSGADPSSVATGFVPGTDTLGALAMAAGLLGTTALWPNFFLESILVHTKGWTSESDLSKARTDLAIGYAVGGITTIVILIAAAALLRPMGFTELESFITPGEAMVEVLGTWAMVLFIGGVIAAAFNSIIPIMWTPAYIIPQAAGYTVQKGDRLFNVLFAALTGIGIFSPLVSWWLDLSVVDMVILFPMYNGIFALPVAATLLLWAVNDREMMGEYCNTSALNAVNALLVILAVILAALSIQDFIELITGGGF, translated from the coding sequence AGCGTTCGTGATGGTTGCCAGTTACTTCGGCTCTGGGTCGGTATTCATCGCCAGCCAGGCAGGCGTCATGCACGGATACACGCTGCTGTGGGCTGTCGTCGGGGCCGCGTTCCTCGGGTTTATTGCTCAGGATATGAGTGCTCGGTTGGGCATCCACGGAGAGTCGCTGATGGTGTTCACCCGCGAGAAATTGGGCCGGCCACTGGCAACGACGATTGCGGTCTTTCTGTCGATCGGTTGCATCGCTTGGACACTTGGACTGGTCGCTGCGGTCGGTGCCGGCATTTCGTTCCTGCTCGGTGGGGCTGTGGCGTGGCAGCCCATCGCGGTACTCACAACGTTCGCTGCGATCGGCGTCGGACTACTACATTATGACACCGTCGAGAACGTGATGATCGGAATGATGTTTTCATTGATGGTCATTTACGTGATCGTCGCCCTGCCAAGCGGTGCCGACCCGAGCAGTGTTGCGACCGGATTCGTACCGGGGACTGACACGCTGGGTGCGTTAGCGATGGCAGCAGGTTTGCTCGGTACAACCGCACTGTGGCCGAACTTCTTCCTCGAGTCGATTCTTGTCCATACCAAGGGCTGGACCAGCGAGAGCGACCTGTCGAAGGCCCGGACGGACCTGGCAATCGGCTATGCCGTCGGTGGGATCACGACCATCGTGATTCTAATCGCTGCGGCGGCGCTGCTGCGACCGATGGGCTTTACCGAACTTGAGTCGTTCATTACGCCGGGCGAAGCAATGGTCGAGGTACTTGGGACCTGGGCGATGGTGTTGTTCATCGGCGGCGTGATCGCCGCGGCGTTCAACAGCATTATCCCGATTATGTGGACGCCGGCCTATATTATTCCACAAGCCGCAGGATACACAGTTCAGAAGGGTGATCGGCTGTTCAACGTGCTGTTCGCAGCACTAACTGGCATCGGCATTTTTTCACCGCTGGTGAGCTGGTGGCTGGATCTGTCGGTCGTCGATATGGTCATCCTATTTCCGATGTACAACGGAATCTTCGCACTCCCGGTCGCAGCTACACTGCTGCTCTGGGCAGTTAATGACCGCGAGATGATGGGTGAATACTGCAACACCAGTGCACTAAACGCCGTCAATGCATTGCTTGTGATACTCGCGGTCATCTTGGCGGCCCTATCGATTCAGGACTTCATTGAACTTATCACCGGTGGTGGATTCTAA